The Juglans regia cultivar Chandler chromosome 1, Walnut 2.0, whole genome shotgun sequence nucleotide sequence AGTATTGAGGCGGCGAAATTCACCACCCCAATCGGTTTGAACCGCTTTAATTTTTGTATCAAAGTGACGTTCAACatatgtttgaaattgaaagaaaatattttcaacttcagatttatttttgagaggGAAAAACCAAATGAATTTTGTACAATCATCCAAGAAACAAACATAATAACGAGAGTTATAGCTCGAGGTAACAGCACTTGGTCCCCATACAtcagaaaaaattaattctaaaGGTTGACTTGCATGATTGACTGAGTTTGAAAAAGGTAAATTGTGACTCTTGGCCATCTCACAATCAGGGCAAATAGATAGCCTCTTATTAACTTCAAcagaaatattattggaattTAACACATGATTGATAGTGCGAAAATTAGCATGTCCTAGTCGACGATGCCAATTAGAGATGGAAATACGAACACCGACAAAGGCAGAAGAGGCAACGCGTTGAAGTGGtggagagaaaaaaatcatggtgaaactcaaaataaacattGTTATCACGAGTAAATTTTTGGACagaaattagattttttgtgatttggggAACAACAAGAATGGTATCAAGAACAAAAGATCTCGAAGGTGTGGATAAGGACGTGGTGCCAGTGTGTGTTATAGACAAACCTGAACCATCACCGACTTGGATTTGATCAGTGCCAACATAGTTTTCTCCACGTACATTGAGATTATTGAAATTGTTGGTCAGATGGTGCGTTGCTCCAGAGTCAACATGCCACTCTTGGTCAGACGGCTGCTGAGTTTGGTTGGTGGAGAGGTTGGCTTGTCCAGTTCGACGTGGTGGTGGGGGTAGAAAGTGAGGATCATAGCGCTTATAGCACCGAGAGGCAGTATGACCTGATTTTTCACATAATTGACACCACAAATCAGAATTACGGGGTGAGAAAGTACCTCTACCAGTGCCACGATTAGAGCTTCCAAAGCCACGCCCTCTATTGGAGCTGCCACGGCCACGATAGCCAGAAAAATTCTGCTGGCGTGCAGCGACATTGGCTGTCATATTCATAATTGGAGTGGACTGGGAATGGTGTGAAATGCGGGCTTCACAAACAAGCAGCATAGAGTATAGCTCCTCCATTGTCAATGGCTCAGTGCGAGCAGAGATAGTAGTGACAAGGGAGTCATATTCTGGTCCCAAACCAGCAAGCAGATAAGTAATGGTGCCATCAGTATTCAATGGTTGTCCAGCAATTGCAAGGTTGTCCGTAAGACGTTTAATATGCATGAAATATTCAGTTGCCGTCTGATTGTTTTTGCGAGCTGTTGAGAGTTGAGTTCGTAGTTGAATGAGTTGAGCCCTGGACTGAGAAGCAAAAGAGGACGTGAGAGCAAGCCAGACGTCACGAGAAGTTGTGCAGTGAGCAACCTGCGCAAGAACTTCATCAGTGAGAGAAGCATTGAGACAACTAAGAATTAAATTGTCTTGAGTGTCCCAAATGTCAAAAAGCGGATTTGGAGTCGTGTTGCCATTGTCGGCAACAATTTCCTTTGATGGTGGCTGGAGAGACCCATCGAGATAGCAAAAAACTTTTTGGCCTTTCAGATATGGAAGCATGGTGGCCTTCCAGGTGGGGTAGTTGGCACGGCTGAGTTTGGTAATATTGAGAGAGGAGGTGGGATTGAAGAGGGGAAGTTGAGTAGGAGGCATGATGAAGAGACGGGAGGGTGGGAATTTCAGAGAGAAGACGTTGGTCTAATGGCTCTTATACCATGTAAAACTTGAAGAACAATGGATGAgaaaatgctctgtttttcatATATCAGATATGCACACAAATGttgctatatataatacaattggagGGTCATCGTAaacattcaaattttgaaatacaaaaaaactaaaTCCCAGATTTTCAGCATCCGATTCTTGTGCGTGATTTTCTCTTGTACTTCGGCGTCAGGTGCAGCATGCAGTTCGGCATCAGCATCTGATTCTCTTGTGCGTGATTTTCTCTTGTACTTCGGTGTCAGGTGCAGCATGCAGTTCGGCATCAGGTGCATATGTCTGTTACGTGAGTTTCTGCTTGCAGTTCAGCATGTGATTTTCTCTTGTACTTCGGCGTCAGGTGCAGCATGCAGTTCGGCATCAGGTGCATATGTCTGTTACGTGAGTTTCTGCTTGCAGTTCGGCATCAGGTGCACCAATAGAAGTGAAAGTTGTAGGGAACCTGAACCAGACCAAAGTGGTAAAGCATGTGCAcgacatctttaaaaaaatataaaataaaaaacttctcTCTTTCAAGTGGAATCCTAAAATCTCTCTACCTTACATCCCTAATGTCATTTGCAACAATTGAATAAATGTCAATCGCATATGGGCTGAGCTCAAATGACTAGTTAAGGTTATAGTTTGGGTTTGGAATTATTATAAACTATAAGAATTTCTCATTAGGTAATGTTAGATTTTATTCACTCTCTTAGGATTCATTTGGTTTTTTGACAATCGTCAGCTCAGTTGAATTTGGTTCagatttaaacttattttaatattcaaatacccCACTCTCAAAACACTTAACTCatatcaattcaaaatatttttatacgtggaacctacaatctttttcaacttattataagtatatataaattcatcttaacatataaacacatctaaactcattttagatggatatcataaaattcactctaccatcttaactcattactattcttagagaactcaactcagttcaatatccaaacgcaatctttctatttttaatttaggaTTTGTAATTGAATTAGATGTCATTTGTAACTATGGGATAAAAGATTAAGATACGTATGAGCTTATATTTCAAATAACTAGTTAAGGCTACTGTTGATGTACTATGGAATTATTATAAACTACTGGAGCTTTTCTTCGTAGACAATTgcttattattaaattatttatatcctCTCCTGACATCGCAGTGGTTTATGATTCTCTTGAGTTTTAATTACGTCACTTGAGACCAGACATAGCATATTTATTTGTGTAATTTGTGAATTGTGATGGTTTGGTATCAAAGAGGATTACCTGAATGAATCCAGCTCAATTTTTTGTGGGACAATCAAATAACAAAGTTGTTTTTACAATTAATGCCTGTTTTTGCTTTCTCCTTGACTGTGTCTAATTCAAGTGTAGgatgatattttttaagaaatgataagTCGtaccacacattttttttaaaaataaataaatatagaatttatataaaaaaaattaatcttttattgataaactctatttaaaaaaaaaaaatgcacaacaattatataatccataattatatctaacattactcttttaaattttaaaaaaacattagacaaaaataatttttctgaaCTTAAAACTCAAACATTCCAATAAACcgtctaataattttttctggAAAAAATTTCAATGGTAATGTGGGTATGTTAttaagttgtatatatatatatatatatatatatatatatatttatgagctTATTCATCCAATAAAgtataagaaaagagaaattcaTAAATTACCATAGTTTTATGTGTTATATTAGAtgacaaaatgattttaattataaaataaatataacatatataggatagcatattaatttatgagaaataatttatacaaattttaaatagataaactttatataaatccttataaaaaaagtgaattctacattaaaaaaaatatattaaaaattattttttattaataaaaattatttttttacaaagaatttACATATAcgttatctatttaaaatttgtacttaatattactataattttataaaattacgtaAAACTTCTCTTAAACGAATAGCCACGAGGCGGCCAACTGTAGAAGGAAAAGCTGACCCGTCAGCCAACATGGTGACGTGGAAATCGCATAGTTTGACGTGGGAGATGGTCATTAGCTGAGGACGCGTAAATTCCCCGCTATTTgtttttctatcttattttaattttccagGGGAAGGAGGCGAGGCTGAGAGTCTGAGACACAGGCCGGGAGAGAAGAACAAGACATGAGTAGAACCTCGATCCCTAGATCTCTGCAATTCCCTTTGCTCTTATTCTTGAGCTTGATCCATCTGCATTTCATTCCAGGTCTCTCTCTATTCATATCGGTGTCCTTGTTTGGATGTGTAtgattattattgcattgtttGTCAATTTCCAAATTCTCGAATTGTACATAATATTCTTCTGTCTTTTCTGGTAAAACAATGTAcccgattttttaatttttttttttttgtaattagaaCAATGAAAAAGGATTAGAAAGTAAGAAACTCAAGGGCCCGGTGTTTTTGGGTATTCCGAGTGCGATCTCTCGGATCAAACTTTGCCGAAGAGTACTTGGTAGCTTCAGTTGAATTACTAAATATAATCGAAAATAAGATGGTGAGTTTCCAGTAAAGTGCTGGATTTAACATAATTCCATAATTTTCTTCATAGTTTTTGGgattaaatttaattagtatATGGAATTGTTGAAAATATCATTGGTTCTCTTGTTAGCCATCAATAGAAAAGTTGGGTTAGATTTGGAAATTTTGTTATAATGCTGAAATAATTAAGCAAAATAcggatttttagttttatatgttCTCAATTCTATGCACAAatacgttaaaaaaaaaaaaacgatgcaATTAGCTTGTTGAATTTATATCCTTTGCTTTTCTGGGAAAGGTACAGGTGAATTCTGCTTTGAAAAGCAATAAAAGTATTTCCAATGTTTGAACCAAATAATGGGtaaagattcaaaattttagcttctttggttttttcttctctGCTATCATTGCAACCAAATATATAACTGCTATTTCGGATAGAATCCATATAACAATGCCACTTTCATTGTTTTATTCTGCTTCTCTGCAATTAGTTGGGCCTGGTTCAGGTGATGTTCTACTCTGGAAACgaaaattacatgaaaaaaaatcaaattgaaactcaaggttgttttctttgtttttggttttgtttgtatCCTAAGGATTGGCGAATGACCCATCAAGtaccaaaaatgaaaataaagctGCAAGTCATGGTGCTTCGAGTGGCTCTGTAGGACTCAAGGTAGTCATTGTTTGCCTTGGTTTGGTGGTGTTTGTTGGTTTTGCCGTGCTTGTATTCAAGAtatggaaaaagaagaagagagaagagcaGCATGCCCGTCTGCTAAAGCtttttgaagatgatgatgaacttGACGTTGAACTTGGTATTCGGGATTGAGTTCCATTCTCATTCGTGTATTGACTGTAATTAAATGAGGTGCGCCTCATGGCTTCTATAATATAGTTTCACTGCTCTGTTAGTATAGGTCATTTTATAGTTACAGTTTTTCTGCTATGAATCTTTATTATACTATGGCTCGTAGATCTTCCAGTTGATTGTGCTTATAGGTGATCTAATTCAAGGGATTGTTTGTTTCCCAAAAAATGAGTATGTCTCACACTTAGACTATCTTATGGCTTTGCCTTTATGGTTCTCCTCGCTCCTCCCCAGCGAGTTAATGTGTtcacaaactctctctctctctctctctctcaacatttCCTGCTGGCAGCTTCCGCTAGAGCATTTTCCACTTCTACCAATTAGCCTACAATGTTAGGAAAAAAAGCACCATCTCTATTGTGCTTGTAAGAGAATAAACCATGTACCATAGACAAGCAGGGAAAAATCAGTTttcaaaatattagagaaatacGAATCCCTTCCAATTGTCCTTCCCAAAGTAGGTCATGATCATATCCCTTTCTTCAACATATAATCCACTTcaagataaaaaatgaaattttcagTTATTCTAAGGTAGGCACGTTTTTGGAGTAATTTGCATAGTGACGATTTGCGAGAAATTTAATTGTCAACTTGCACGTGAGAAGGAAACAGTATATTCCGTCTGTTAATGAGTGTATTTAAGATCGCTAAGGTTTTGATAATTATCTTGGACGGCCTTGAGTTTATATTGATCTTGCTTTTCGGAAAGCTGGATGATTCTTTCAATCATGTCTATGAACATTGCCTTTTGAAGCATGCATAAGTCTGACTGTCTATGAAAGCATCTACTGGACAGAGTAAAACTGAAGGAATGGCACAAGGAAATTGTTATTGCTTTTCCCTTGGCAGTCATCTGAAACCTATCATATCAACACCTAATGGCACAGAAAagtcaaaatcttttttttttgctatctCATAGTGTTTGTTTAAGGAAATGGGAGATTAAAGAGGTTCTTACTGCAGAATCGGGGTATGGTGGATGACGTAAATAGGCACCTCTGTGTGTGATTGTGTTAAACCATCAAGGTTGGGGAAATTTTCCAACTTGCTTGATGTTACAGATAGAAACAGTCTTTTGTGTACTGACCATAGTTGAAAAGAGATTTTAGGTGGATGAGTTGCCATTGGAGATTAGCGAGGATATGAAATTAGTGCATTTGTCATATGATCTGGAGGTAACATATTTGAGCACAAGATGATCGGAAGTTGTCTAAGATAGTTTGGCTGGAGTTTTGAAGAAATTGGATGATGTGCTTCAACTTGAAACAAAAGCAAGGCCAAATAGAATGTGGACCAAAGTGGTGGCAAGAAACATGATAGTCTATGATTAAATGATGGTAGTAGTTAATTCTGAGGTGTAGTATCACAGTAAAGAATTTTGATGGGGAAGTTAGTATAAAATGaaaagcatataattttgtagGTTAAATTTCTTGTGTTGGTTTAATGAGTGGGTTGATATGGACAGTTtgcctttttttcattttggaagTTTGGACTACAATTAAGAGCAATATGGTTCgtccttttgttttcatttatttggaTGATTCTGCAGGAAAGGCAACTCATGTATAATTTACCCCGTACGTATAAGGTTATTAATTCAATAGCATACATCTTTTTGGAGAATTGAGCACACGTACGTGATCTAGTTGGAAGGCCTTTTAAATGATTGCTAGCAATATCACTTACATGAACACTCGATCAAGATGTAAACAGCCTCGACCCGTATTATTAGAAGTCTGCATTATTATTAATTCAGATCTGCAATGTTACAGCTTGTGCAATTAATTGACTGACTAATAAATAAGAATGCTGTCGTTGAATGTAAATAGGACTGAATCCTTCTATCGAGATCTCTATCTAGCTCGATACTGCATAAATTTAAGCCACGGAAGTACTGGCTCCTCCCATGCACAGATTGTGTAAAAATCAACAATATTGAAATTTAAGGCTGAGTAACCAGTGATTAGTGCTTGAGAGCTAGGTAAGCCATTCGATCCCGGTAGTTGAATTGATGTTGCATGGGCTATATATGCTAGATTAATGTTGTTTCTGTGATTTCTGAGGcaatttataatatcatcatGCTTTCTTTCTATCATCATGCTTTCTTTCTTGAATGCTAGATTCTCTGCATGTCCTTGCTATTGATCTCGCGCGTGGATTTGTTTCCAGCAGCAGCACTGCTTATCAAGATATTAGTTCGTATGAGCTGGccattaattttattgttgttggATTTCACTTTTCAGGTTCTCTTAAGTGGGCAATGTGCCTCATGAAGTGCATTCTATAGTTCTTGCACGTTCTGGGAATTGGAATGACTTTATACATGACTTGTTCCAGCTTCCAGCCAGTTTCCATCCTAGACTTACTAAAATTCTGTACCATACAATACAATGCTCCtgattataattttgttgagaagacttatataattataattttgttataattttctcaGAATCGCATGTCATTTCTGAGAAAGACCTCGAGTCGACGTTGGACATGGACTCTGAATGTTGTATGAACGGCAGACAAGCAGCGCATGTCTTTTGGAAAGGAAAAGGGCATTAATCTTTGTGGGACGCCACGTTGGACATGGACATCCTGTTGTTTG carries:
- the LOC109006337 gene encoding uncharacterized protein LOC109006337; protein product: MSRTSIPRSLQFPLLLFLSLIHLHFIPGLANDPSSTKNENKAASHGASSGSVGLKVVIVCLGLVVFVGFAVLVFKIWKKKKREEQHARLLKLFEDDDELDVELGIRD